The following proteins come from a genomic window of Salvia hispanica cultivar TCC Black 2014 chromosome 4, UniMelb_Shisp_WGS_1.0, whole genome shotgun sequence:
- the LOC125222453 gene encoding histone H4, whose product MSGRGKGGKGLGKGGAKRHRKVLRDNIQGITKPAIRRLARRGGVKRISGLIYEETRTVLKIFLENIIRDAVTYTEHARRKTVTAMDVVYALKRQGRTLYGFGG is encoded by the coding sequence ATGTCAGGAAGAGGAAAAGGAGGCAAGGGATTGGGAAAGGGAGGAGCCAAGCGGCACAGGAAGGTGCTGAGGGATAACATCCAAGGGATAACGAAGCCGGCGATCCGCCGCCTCGCCCGCCGCGGCGGCGTCAAGCGCATCAGCGGCCTCATCTACGAGGAGACCCGCACCGTCCTCAAAATATTCCTCGAGAACATCATCCGCGACGCCGTCACCTACACCGAGCACGCCCGCCGCAAGACCGTCACCGCCATGGACGTCGTCTACGCGCTCAAGCGCCAGGGACGCACTCTCTACGGCTTCGGAGGCTAG
- the LOC125217705 gene encoding uridine kinase-like protein 3 isoform X2: MIIEQLRDQRVVLVNQDSFYHNLKPDELKKVHDYNFDHPDAFDTEQLLSIMEKLKYGQAVDIPRYDFKSYKNDVSPPRRVNPSDVIILEGILIFHDQRVRDFMNMKIFVDTDADVRLARRIRRDTVEKGRDIGMVLDQYSKFVKPAFDDFILPTKKYADIIIPRGGDNHVAIDLIVQHIRTKLGQHDLCKIYPNLYVIQSTFQIRGMHTLIRDAQTTKHDFVFYSDRLIRLVVEHGLGHLPFTEKQVNTPTGSVYTGVDFCKRLCGASVIRSGESMENALRACCKGIKIGKILIHREGDNGQQLIYEKLPSDISDRHVLLLDPILGTGNSAVEAISLLIKKGVPECNIIFLNLISAPQGIHVVCKRFPRVKIVTSEIEIGLNEDYRVIPGMGEFGDRYFGTDED; encoded by the exons ATGATTATAGAACAGCTTCGTGATCAACGTGTTGTACTTGTCAATCAG GACTCCTTTTATCACAACTTGAAACCAGATGAACTTAAAAAAGTTCATGATTACAATTTTGACCACCCTG ATGCATTCGACACAGAACAGTTATTGAGTATAATGGAGAAACTGAAATATGGACAGGCAGTTGATATTCCAAGATATGATTTCAAGagttataaaaatgatgtCTCCCCTCCTCGAAGA GTGAATCCCTCCGACGTTATTATTTTAGAAGGAATACTCATCTTTCATGATCAAAGGGTTCGAGATTTtatgaatatgaaaatatttgtggaTACAG ATGCTGATGTACGTCTTGCAAGGAGGATAAGACGTGATACAGTAGAGAAGGGTAGAGATATTGGTATGGTACTTGATCAG TACTCAAAATTCGTGAAGCCTGCTTTTGACGATTTTATACTTCCGACGAAAAAGTATGCCGACATTATCATTCCTCGTGGAGGAGACAATCATGTTGCCATTGACTTGATTGTGCAACACATTCGGACTAAACTCGGTCAACATGATCTTTGTAAAATATATCCTAATTTATATGTTATTCAGTCGACTTTTCAG ATACGAGGTATGCATACACTTATACGCGATGCTCAAACAACGAAACATGACTTTGTCTTTTATTCTGACCGGTTGATCCGATTG GTTGTTGAACATGGTCTTGGGCATCTTCCCTTTACGGAAAAGCAGGTGAACACGCCAACTG GATCTGTATACACTGGTGTTGATTTCTGCAAGAGATTATGTGGTGCCTCTGTTATCAGAAG TGGTGAGAGCATGGAGAATGCCCTGCGTGCATGTTGCAAAGGGATCAAAATCGGAAAAATTCTCATTCATAGGGAAGGCGACAACGGCCAACAG CTGATCTATGAAAAACTGCCATCAGATATCTCGGATAGGCACGTGTTGTTGCTAGATCCAATTCTGGGCACGG GAAATTCTGCGGTAGAAGCGATTAGTCTACTTATCAAGAAGGGAGTGCCAGAATGCAACATCATATTCCTGAATCTAATATCT GCTCCCCAAGGTATTCATGTGGTGTGCAAGCGATTCCCCCGAGTGAAGATAGTGACATCTGAGATTGAAATTGGTCTCAACGAAGATTATCGAGTCATCCCCGGGATGGGCGAGTTTGGGGACCGTTATTTCGGGACCGACGAAGattaa
- the LOC125217705 gene encoding uridine kinase-like protein 3 isoform X1: protein MGSKAVENLIEASSDVHFSGFHLKNTGPSKLVAEQPTTSTTENMKQPFVIGVAGGAASGKTTVCDMIIEQLRDQRVVLVNQDSFYHNLKPDELKKVHDYNFDHPDAFDTEQLLSIMEKLKYGQAVDIPRYDFKSYKNDVSPPRRVNPSDVIILEGILIFHDQRVRDFMNMKIFVDTDADVRLARRIRRDTVEKGRDIGMVLDQYSKFVKPAFDDFILPTKKYADIIIPRGGDNHVAIDLIVQHIRTKLGQHDLCKIYPNLYVIQSTFQIRGMHTLIRDAQTTKHDFVFYSDRLIRLVVEHGLGHLPFTEKQVNTPTGSVYTGVDFCKRLCGASVIRSGESMENALRACCKGIKIGKILIHREGDNGQQLIYEKLPSDISDRHVLLLDPILGTGNSAVEAISLLIKKGVPECNIIFLNLISAPQGIHVVCKRFPRVKIVTSEIEIGLNEDYRVIPGMGEFGDRYFGTDED, encoded by the exons ATGGGTTCAAAAGcagttgaaaatttgatagaGGCTTCATCAGATGTCCATTTTTCtgggtttcatttaaaaaacacAGGTCCAAGTAAATTAGTAGCCGAACAACCAACCACCTCTACGACTGAAAATATGAAGCAGCCCTTTGTCATAG GAGTTGCTGGTGGTGCAGCTTCAGGGAAAACTACAGTCTGTGATATGATTATAGAACAGCTTCGTGATCAACGTGTTGTACTTGTCAATCAG GACTCCTTTTATCACAACTTGAAACCAGATGAACTTAAAAAAGTTCATGATTACAATTTTGACCACCCTG ATGCATTCGACACAGAACAGTTATTGAGTATAATGGAGAAACTGAAATATGGACAGGCAGTTGATATTCCAAGATATGATTTCAAGagttataaaaatgatgtCTCCCCTCCTCGAAGA GTGAATCCCTCCGACGTTATTATTTTAGAAGGAATACTCATCTTTCATGATCAAAGGGTTCGAGATTTtatgaatatgaaaatatttgtggaTACAG ATGCTGATGTACGTCTTGCAAGGAGGATAAGACGTGATACAGTAGAGAAGGGTAGAGATATTGGTATGGTACTTGATCAG TACTCAAAATTCGTGAAGCCTGCTTTTGACGATTTTATACTTCCGACGAAAAAGTATGCCGACATTATCATTCCTCGTGGAGGAGACAATCATGTTGCCATTGACTTGATTGTGCAACACATTCGGACTAAACTCGGTCAACATGATCTTTGTAAAATATATCCTAATTTATATGTTATTCAGTCGACTTTTCAG ATACGAGGTATGCATACACTTATACGCGATGCTCAAACAACGAAACATGACTTTGTCTTTTATTCTGACCGGTTGATCCGATTG GTTGTTGAACATGGTCTTGGGCATCTTCCCTTTACGGAAAAGCAGGTGAACACGCCAACTG GATCTGTATACACTGGTGTTGATTTCTGCAAGAGATTATGTGGTGCCTCTGTTATCAGAAG TGGTGAGAGCATGGAGAATGCCCTGCGTGCATGTTGCAAAGGGATCAAAATCGGAAAAATTCTCATTCATAGGGAAGGCGACAACGGCCAACAG CTGATCTATGAAAAACTGCCATCAGATATCTCGGATAGGCACGTGTTGTTGCTAGATCCAATTCTGGGCACGG GAAATTCTGCGGTAGAAGCGATTAGTCTACTTATCAAGAAGGGAGTGCCAGAATGCAACATCATATTCCTGAATCTAATATCT GCTCCCCAAGGTATTCATGTGGTGTGCAAGCGATTCCCCCGAGTGAAGATAGTGACATCTGAGATTGAAATTGGTCTCAACGAAGATTATCGAGTCATCCCCGGGATGGGCGAGTTTGGGGACCGTTATTTCGGGACCGACGAAGattaa